One Deinococcus roseus DNA window includes the following coding sequences:
- a CDS encoding LacI family DNA-binding transcriptional regulator, protein MKKKVTLLDVAEAAGVSPSTVSRIVAGTARVSEKKRKQVEEAIAQLKYQPNLVAKGLVQGRTLSIGVLTQDIASPFYGSALLGVQEALRGTDYVPVFMDGHWQPEDEAVAIQRLVGRVDGLIIMGGHLEGDSLGALAESMPIITIGRTIPGFEQHSVLIDNYAGARNLVKYLFDLGHRRIAHIAGPHEHIDARERLRGYYDAHKEFGMDIDEKLIVHGDFQEASGSLAVATLLESRTMFTAIFAANDQMAYGARLALYRRGIRVPEEVSLVGFDDTRNSEYMMPPLTTVRQPMHELGLAATTALLNLLNDEEVVLEKITPQLVIRESASRAR, encoded by the coding sequence ATGAAGAAGAAAGTGACTTTGTTGGACGTTGCCGAGGCTGCCGGGGTTTCCCCCAGCACGGTGTCCAGAATTGTGGCTGGCACAGCGCGGGTCAGCGAGAAAAAACGCAAGCAGGTGGAAGAGGCCATTGCACAGCTCAAATACCAGCCCAACCTGGTGGCCAAAGGCCTGGTGCAGGGCCGCACCCTCTCCATCGGGGTCTTGACGCAGGACATTGCCAGTCCGTTTTATGGCTCGGCATTGCTGGGGGTGCAGGAAGCCCTGAGGGGCACCGATTACGTCCCGGTGTTCATGGATGGACACTGGCAACCCGAAGATGAAGCGGTGGCGATTCAGCGTCTGGTGGGCCGGGTGGATGGTCTGATCATCATGGGAGGTCACCTGGAAGGGGATTCTCTCGGTGCTCTGGCAGAATCCATGCCCATCATCACCATCGGGCGCACCATTCCAGGGTTTGAGCAGCACTCTGTCTTGATTGACAATTACGCCGGAGCACGCAATCTGGTCAAGTACCTCTTTGACCTGGGGCACCGACGCATCGCCCACATTGCTGGCCCCCATGAGCACATTGATGCCCGTGAACGCCTGAGGGGCTACTACGATGCCCACAAGGAATTTGGCATGGACATCGACGAGAAACTGATTGTGCATGGGGATTTTCAGGAGGCCTCGGGAAGCCTTGCCGTGGCCACCCTGCTGGAATCGCGCACCATGTTCACCGCGATCTTTGCGGCCAACGACCAGATGGCTTACGGGGCCAGGCTTGCCCTGTACCGCCGGGGCATCCGGGTCCCTGAAGAAGTCTCCCTGGTGGGCTTTGATGACACCCGCAACTCCGAGTACATGATGCCGCCCCTCACCACCGTGCGGCAACCCATGCATGAACTGGGACTGGCGGCCACCACCGCCTTGCTGAACCTCCTCAACGATGAAGAGGTGGTGCTGGAAAAAATCACCCCTCAACTGGTGATCCGGGAGTCTGCTTCTCGGGCCAGATGA
- a CDS encoding MFS transporter, translating to MTQPSTVQRSLPALYLAQALSTSATTIGVALASILAVKLTGSESYSGVPSTVNLLASAFSAYFAGQLMSRHGRRVGLALAFLLGTIGASVAFWQAMQQNFWGFMVGILLVGLATGGINQMRYAVSELVQPEKRGQFIGFLLTCSAIGAVITRLCIPALKNVAQSHQLPENEAGWLLSALFLALASGLVAVFFTARPADLPKHTSRIQLSVAELLQNPQVRLALLGMMVGQGVMLMLMVMMPVHATHLGHGLEAISSVMTGHVVGMFGLSWITGRWVDRFGARTMIFMGSLLLALSALLGLLGHSLMEMGIALFVLGIGWNLCFVAGSSLLTSSLPPETRAAAQGKLDVFVWGSAAAGALGGGLLVAQSGFPLMYSVALTISLISAIGVYLRRAGKVQPGT from the coding sequence ATGACTCAGCCCAGCACAGTTCAGCGCAGCCTGCCCGCTCTGTATCTTGCACAGGCCCTGTCCACCAGTGCCACCACCATCGGAGTGGCCCTTGCCAGCATTCTGGCGGTGAAACTCACCGGATCGGAAAGCTACTCTGGCGTGCCCTCCACCGTCAACCTGTTGGCCTCGGCTTTCAGTGCCTACTTTGCCGGGCAACTCATGTCCCGCCATGGACGCCGGGTGGGATTGGCCCTGGCTTTCCTGCTGGGAACCATCGGGGCCAGTGTGGCTTTCTGGCAGGCCATGCAGCAAAATTTCTGGGGTTTCATGGTGGGCATTTTGCTGGTGGGTCTGGCCACCGGAGGCATCAACCAGATGCGTTATGCAGTCAGTGAACTGGTTCAGCCCGAGAAGCGGGGCCAGTTCATTGGTTTTCTGCTGACCTGCAGTGCCATAGGAGCGGTGATCACCCGCCTGTGCATTCCTGCCCTGAAAAACGTGGCCCAGTCCCACCAGTTGCCTGAAAATGAGGCGGGCTGGTTGCTCAGTGCCCTGTTCCTGGCCCTGGCCAGTGGGCTGGTGGCTGTGTTCTTCACAGCCAGACCTGCTGACTTGCCAAAACACACCTCCAGAATCCAGCTGTCTGTTGCAGAACTGCTGCAAAACCCCCAGGTCAGGCTGGCCCTGCTGGGCATGATGGTGGGTCAGGGTGTGATGTTGATGCTGATGGTGATGATGCCCGTGCACGCCACCCATCTGGGCCACGGTCTGGAGGCCATTTCCAGCGTGATGACCGGGCATGTGGTGGGCATGTTTGGTCTGTCCTGGATCACCGGGCGCTGGGTGGACCGCTTTGGCGCCAGAACCATGATCTTCATGGGAAGCCTGCTCCTTGCCCTGAGTGCCTTGCTGGGTTTGCTGGGGCACAGCCTCATGGAAATGGGGATTGCCCTTTTTGTGCTGGGCATTGGCTGGAACCTGTGTTTTGTGGCGGGCTCCAGTTTGCTGACCAGCAGCCTGCCTCCAGAAACCCGTGCAGCAGCACAGGGCAAACTGGATGTGTTTGTGTGGGGTTCTGCGGCTGCAGGAGCACTGGGAGGCGGTCTGCTGGTGGCCCAGTCGGGTTTTCCCCTGATGTACAGTGTGGCCCTGACCATCAGTTTGATCTCAGCAATTGGGGTATATTTAAGACGTGCAGGAAAGGTGCAACCCGGCACCTGA
- a CDS encoding glycoside hydrolase family 19 protein codes for MITKALIQALNPNLKQPDVTAAKLQHAADQYGINTTLRLAHWLAQLTAESGLVPQEENLNYSAKRLCQVWPSRFPSLQAAQSCAMNPQALGNTVYGGRMGNTQPGDGFKYRGRGFIQLTGRSNYTRYSQLTGFDLVNDPDLLLQIGVSAQTAAAFWQDHHINAMADRNDLQAVTRAINGGLIGLPSRQAYLQKIMALLH; via the coding sequence ATGATCACCAAAGCCCTGATTCAGGCCCTCAACCCCAACCTGAAGCAGCCCGATGTCACTGCAGCCAAGCTGCAGCACGCTGCAGACCAGTACGGCATCAACACCACCTTGAGGTTGGCCCACTGGCTGGCCCAGCTCACTGCAGAGTCTGGACTGGTTCCACAGGAAGAAAATCTGAATTACTCAGCCAAACGGCTGTGTCAGGTGTGGCCCAGCCGCTTCCCCAGTTTGCAGGCTGCCCAGAGTTGTGCCATGAACCCCCAGGCCCTCGGCAACACCGTGTATGGGGGCCGCATGGGCAACACCCAGCCTGGAGACGGTTTCAAGTACCGTGGCAGAGGATTCATTCAACTCACCGGACGCAGCAATTACACCCGTTACAGCCAGCTCACCGGCTTTGATCTGGTGAACGACCCCGATTTGTTGTTGCAAATTGGGGTCAGTGCCCAGACGGCAGCTGCTTTCTGGCAGGACCACCACATCAATGCCATGGCAGACCGCAATGACCTGCAGGCCGTTACCCGTGCCATCAATGGTGGATTGATTGGCCTCCCCAGCAGGCAGGCTTACTTGCAAAAAATCATGGCTTTGCTGCACTGA
- the hmpA gene encoding NO-inducible flavohemoprotein, whose amino-acid sequence MTEDHMLTAPQLHLIKATVPVLKQHGTTITSHFYRRMFARHPELQNVFNLTHQQTGAQSRSLAASVLAYAEFLDQPEFLSGMVARIAHKHASLDVLAEHYPIVGENLLAAIQEVLGDAATPEILDAWGAAYGILADIMIGVEKNLYQAAPWEGFKAFQVVQKVQESAQIVSLHLKPLDGTSIAPFKPGQYVSVRLKTEHMPYTQIRQYSLSDAPGKDTLRISVKRELAPQGSFDLQDGLLSNLLHDHIQVGDALDVHAPMGDFVLQERGRPVVLLAGGVGITPLLSMAKAAKTSEVHLLQFVMKKADHTFRDELSALQVENPQVQVTVFYTEVGADELLGIDHQDTGLISTEKLLKHVPLDADFYYCGPAGFMQAVESILDDLQVPAARRFFEAFSPTQDFKVGEVQLQG is encoded by the coding sequence ATGACGGAGGACCACATGCTGACCGCCCCACAACTTCACCTCATCAAAGCCACAGTTCCCGTGCTCAAACAACACGGAACCACCATCACCAGCCACTTCTACCGCCGCATGTTTGCCCGGCATCCAGAATTGCAGAACGTTTTCAATTTGACCCACCAGCAAACCGGAGCACAGTCCCGCAGCCTGGCTGCTTCGGTGCTGGCTTACGCAGAATTCCTGGACCAGCCTGAATTTCTGTCCGGCATGGTGGCCCGCATTGCCCACAAACACGCCAGTCTGGATGTCCTGGCCGAACACTATCCCATTGTGGGCGAAAACCTGCTGGCTGCCATTCAGGAAGTGCTGGGAGATGCTGCCACACCTGAAATTCTGGACGCCTGGGGTGCAGCTTATGGGATCCTGGCAGACATCATGATTGGTGTGGAAAAAAACCTTTATCAGGCTGCTCCCTGGGAAGGGTTCAAAGCCTTTCAGGTGGTCCAGAAGGTGCAGGAAAGTGCCCAGATTGTTTCTCTGCACCTCAAACCGCTTGATGGCACTTCCATTGCGCCCTTCAAACCTGGTCAGTATGTCAGTGTGCGCCTGAAAACCGAACACATGCCCTACACCCAGATTCGCCAGTACAGCCTCTCTGATGCCCCAGGCAAGGACACCCTGCGCATCAGTGTCAAGCGTGAACTGGCCCCCCAGGGCAGCTTTGATTTGCAAGATGGCCTGCTCTCCAACCTGCTCCATGACCACATTCAGGTGGGAGATGCGCTGGATGTGCACGCTCCCATGGGAGATTTTGTCTTGCAAGAACGGGGCCGCCCTGTGGTGTTGTTGGCAGGTGGAGTGGGCATCACTCCCCTCTTGAGCATGGCCAAAGCTGCAAAAACCAGCGAGGTGCACCTGCTGCAGTTCGTGATGAAAAAAGCAGACCATACCTTCAGAGATGAACTCTCTGCCCTGCAAGTCGAAAACCCACAGGTTCAGGTGACCGTGTTTTACACCGAAGTGGGAGCAGATGAGCTTCTGGGCATTGACCACCAGGACACGGGCCTGATCTCCACAGAGAAACTTCTGAAACATGTCCCCCTGGACGCAGATTTTTATTATTGTGGTCCGGCAGGCTTTATGCAGGCTGTGGAAAGCATTCTGGATGATTTGCAGGTTCCAGCAGCCCGGCGTTTCTTTGAAGCTTTCAGCCCCACCCAGGATTTCAAAGTGGGAGAAGTCCAGCTCCAGGGCTGA
- a CDS encoding alpha-amylase family glycosyl hydrolase, whose protein sequence is MTLTEEKASRSARKKTEISPVPGMGAIPTPDGVSFRVWAPNATAVCVGGDFNNWNKTEHRLAKEKNGFWSIFVPGVKPGATYKFRIKNKGFDAWKMDPYAREVTSSVGECVVYDPTFDWGDLKEYRVPAWNEMIIYELHVGTFNAPEGQRGNFDSAAEKLDYLSDLGVNTLLIMPPMEFAGDISWGYNPAHPFAVEGAYGGPNALKRFVKAAHEKGIAVLIDVVYNHFGPSDLDLWQFDGWSENGKGGIYFYNDWRSSTPWGDTRPDYGREEVRQYIRDNALMWLEEFQMDGLRFDATAYIRNVQSNENPGDDLEEGWGLLRWINDEIEARQPWKITIAEDLRGNALVTAPTSEGGLGFDAQWDSGFVHPVREALIVQEDLHRNTQAVANAVLNCYNGEAFSRVVYTESHDEVANGHARVPEEIWPNNAANYYAKKRSTLGACITFTSPGIPMVFQGQEMLTAGWFDDSNVMDWSLADNFKGITQMYRDLKQLRQNAYGHTAGLKGPNVVVHRVDIEKKMLAYHRFDQGGPKDDVIVVVNLSGQTLENFEIGFPREGLWRTRFHSDWEGYDSEFTNVFSHDVDAEEAEMDGMPFKGSVAVGPYSTIILSQDE, encoded by the coding sequence ATGACTTTAACAGAAGAAAAAGCCTCCCGATCCGCCCGCAAAAAGACAGAAATTTCCCCAGTCCCAGGCATGGGGGCCATTCCCACCCCAGACGGGGTGAGTTTCCGGGTGTGGGCACCCAACGCCACTGCCGTGTGCGTGGGTGGAGATTTCAACAACTGGAACAAAACCGAGCACCGCCTCGCCAAAGAAAAAAACGGTTTCTGGTCGATTTTTGTGCCTGGGGTCAAACCCGGAGCCACCTACAAATTCAGAATCAAAAACAAGGGTTTTGATGCCTGGAAAATGGACCCCTACGCCCGCGAAGTCACCAGTTCTGTTGGAGAATGCGTGGTTTACGATCCCACCTTTGACTGGGGCGACCTCAAAGAATACCGGGTTCCAGCCTGGAATGAAATGATCATCTATGAACTCCACGTGGGCACCTTCAATGCGCCCGAAGGGCAACGCGGCAATTTCGATTCTGCTGCAGAAAAACTGGATTACCTCTCGGACCTGGGGGTCAACACCCTCCTGATCATGCCGCCCATGGAGTTTGCCGGAGACATCTCCTGGGGATACAACCCCGCCCATCCTTTTGCTGTGGAAGGGGCTTATGGGGGCCCCAATGCCCTCAAACGCTTCGTGAAAGCCGCCCACGAGAAAGGCATTGCCGTGCTGATCGATGTGGTCTACAACCACTTCGGACCTTCAGACCTCGACCTCTGGCAATTTGACGGCTGGAGCGAAAACGGCAAGGGTGGCATCTACTTCTACAACGACTGGCGTTCTTCTACACCCTGGGGAGACACCCGCCCGGATTATGGCCGCGAAGAGGTGCGCCAGTACATCCGCGACAACGCCCTGATGTGGCTGGAAGAATTCCAGATGGACGGCCTGCGTTTCGATGCCACCGCCTACATCCGCAACGTGCAGAGCAACGAAAACCCCGGAGATGACCTGGAAGAAGGCTGGGGACTCTTGCGCTGGATCAACGATGAAATTGAAGCAAGACAGCCCTGGAAAATCACCATTGCAGAAGATTTGCGGGGCAATGCCCTGGTGACCGCCCCCACTTCAGAAGGCGGCCTGGGCTTCGATGCCCAGTGGGATTCTGGATTTGTACACCCTGTGCGCGAAGCCCTGATCGTGCAGGAAGACCTGCACCGCAACACCCAGGCTGTGGCCAATGCTGTGCTCAACTGCTACAACGGAGAGGCTTTCAGTCGGGTGGTCTACACCGAATCCCACGATGAAGTCGCCAACGGTCATGCCCGTGTTCCCGAAGAAATCTGGCCCAACAATGCTGCCAACTATTACGCCAAAAAACGCTCCACGCTGGGGGCCTGCATCACCTTCACCTCTCCTGGCATTCCCATGGTGTTCCAGGGTCAGGAAATGCTCACCGCAGGCTGGTTTGACGACAGCAATGTGATGGACTGGTCTCTGGCAGACAACTTCAAGGGCATCACCCAGATGTACCGGGACCTCAAGCAGCTCAGGCAAAACGCTTACGGGCACACTGCGGGCCTCAAAGGTCCGAATGTGGTGGTGCACCGGGTGGACATTGAGAAGAAAATGCTGGCCTACCACCGCTTCGATCAGGGGGGTCCCAAAGACGACGTGATCGTGGTGGTCAACCTGTCGGGTCAAACCCTGGAGAACTTCGAAATTGGCTTCCCCAGAGAGGGCCTGTGGCGCACCCGTTTTCACTCCGACTGGGAAGGATATGACAGCGAATTCACCAACGTGTTCAGCCACGATGTGGACGCAGAAGAAGCCGAAATGGACGGGATGCCTTTCAAGGGCAGCGTGGCTGTGGGACCTTACAGCACCATCATCCTGTCCCAGGATGAGTAA
- a CDS encoding nucleoside deaminase — MSKVRPEDRPFLMRTLELARESVEKGSSPIGCVVVNGQGQIIAEGRNRAHEPWPDHPHEVADSSFAHAEMVAFYRLGRIEKPEECTLYSSLEPCLMCGGAIGMVQLARVVWACDDPWGGSGRLIKWDMHPAYEKTEVVPHPFEDLEQEATKLFAPEARKAYPAEGWEAWIKRYPETAELS, encoded by the coding sequence ATGAGTAAAGTCCGCCCAGAGGACCGCCCCTTCTTGATGCGCACCCTGGAACTTGCCAGGGAAAGCGTTGAGAAGGGGTCCTCCCCCATTGGTTGTGTGGTTGTGAACGGTCAGGGCCAGATCATTGCAGAGGGCCGCAACCGGGCACATGAACCCTGGCCAGACCATCCCCACGAGGTGGCAGATTCCAGTTTCGCCCATGCCGAGATGGTGGCCTTCTACCGTCTGGGACGGATTGAGAAACCAGAGGAGTGCACCCTGTACTCCTCTCTGGAACCCTGCCTGATGTGTGGAGGGGCCATCGGAATGGTGCAACTCGCCCGTGTGGTGTGGGCCTGCGATGACCCCTGGGGCGGGTCTGGACGCCTGATCAAATGGGACATGCATCCGGCCTATGAAAAAACCGAGGTGGTTCCGCATCCTTTTGAAGATCTGGAGCAGGAAGCCACAAAACTGTTTGCACCCGAAGCCAGAAAGGCTTACCCAGCAGAAGGCTGGGAGGCCTGGATCAAAAGGTACCCGGAGACGGCAGAGCTGTCATAG
- the metX gene encoding homoserine O-acetyltransferase MetX, with the protein MRFEFAFETDEGAIPFTFVAKSQHDYTITPSYKWFFEKAPLILDSGRILSNIRVGYHTYGTLNAEKDNAILVCHALTGTSAVHRWWADMFGEGKTLDPTKHFIVCSNVLGGCSGTSGPKEIGLDPITIHDMVRVQKELIKDLGVKKLTVIGGSMGGMQALEWVRSYPECLKKAIIIGAPARHSAWAKSFNVSQRNAITSDPEWKGGKYQEQPHGLAIARQIAMISYRSPESYQMTQGGQSKFNPNQSAIQTYLEYHGEKLLKRFDANTYLLITQAMDLFEVTDDELRRNTVPTLLVGISTDILYPASEVRQVAAQMKNSEYWELQSPHGHDAFLIEDEPLNLRLLEFLQK; encoded by the coding sequence ATGCGCTTCGAGTTCGCTTTCGAAACCGATGAGGGAGCCATCCCGTTTACGTTCGTCGCCAAAAGTCAGCACGACTACACCATCACGCCCAGTTACAAGTGGTTCTTTGAGAAAGCACCTCTGATTCTGGATTCTGGCCGCATCCTCAGCAACATCCGGGTGGGTTACCACACCTACGGCACCCTCAACGCCGAAAAAGACAATGCCATTCTGGTCTGCCATGCCCTCACCGGCACCAGTGCCGTGCACCGCTGGTGGGCAGACATGTTCGGGGAAGGGAAGACCCTGGACCCCACAAAGCACTTCATCGTGTGTTCCAACGTGCTGGGGGGGTGTTCAGGAACCTCTGGTCCCAAAGAAATCGGGCTGGACCCCATCACCATCCATGACATGGTGCGGGTGCAAAAAGAACTGATCAAAGACCTTGGCGTCAAAAAATTGACCGTCATTGGGGGCAGCATGGGCGGCATGCAGGCCCTGGAATGGGTCAGAAGCTATCCTGAGTGCCTGAAGAAAGCCATCATCATTGGTGCACCTGCCCGCCACAGTGCCTGGGCCAAGAGCTTCAATGTCTCCCAGCGCAACGCCATCACCAGCGATCCTGAATGGAAAGGCGGCAAGTACCAGGAGCAACCCCACGGTCTGGCCATCGCCCGCCAGATCGCCATGATCAGTTACCGCAGCCCGGAGTCCTACCAGATGACACAGGGCGGGCAGTCCAAATTCAATCCCAACCAGAGCGCCATCCAGACCTATCTGGAGTACCACGGGGAAAAACTGCTCAAGCGCTTTGATGCCAACACCTACCTCTTGATCACCCAGGCCATGGACCTCTTTGAGGTGACCGACGATGAATTGCGGCGCAACACCGTGCCCACTTTGCTGGTGGGCATCTCCACCGACATCCTTTATCCTGCCAGTGAAGTGCGGCAGGTGGCGGCACAAATGAAGAACAGCGAATACTGGGAACTGCAGAGCCCACACGGTCACGATGCCTTCCTGATTGAGGATGAACCGTTGAACCTCAGGTTGCTGGAATTCCTGCAGAAATGA
- a CDS encoding GlyGly-CTERM sorting domain-containing protein (This protein contains a GlyGly-CTERM protein-sorting domain, as detected by TIGR03501. These domains are found at the C-terminus of secreted proteins in organisms that possess both rhombosortase, which is an intramembrane serine proteinase (see TIGR03902), and a type II secretion system (T2SS). In at least some cases, such as VesB from Vibrio cholerae, cleavage by rhombosortase is followed first by attachment of a glycerophosphoethanolamine-containing moiety, then by transport by the T2SS across the outer membrane and release into the medium in soluble form.), with protein sequence MSVYRVSGGSVNFWALLVFCCCAVARSGLLQT encoded by the coding sequence ATGTCAGTGTATCGGGTCTCTGGGGGCAGTGTCAACTTCTGGGCTTTGCTGGTGTTTTGCTGCTGTGCTGTTGCTCGATCTGGATTGTTACAAACATGA
- a CDS encoding serine hydrolase domain-containing protein: MKPYLLPVLLITGCLLTGCQTIAPKTPEAVLADKTSQLVIQHKLPSLSITLFNEKAILQQSAKGVRKYGSPEEVTLQDVHHLGSITKSMTATLIATYVESHKLSFQSKLKELLPDTEMREEYQNITIDQLLSHRSGIVDDLEPQPGWWDASIPLATRKADFIKDLLQTPLKHAPGTAFEYSNPGYALLAAILEKVGKKPFETLIETQLFNPLHMKGCSMGYTWDVSSVSQPWPHVLQAGVPVPVPPVYPTQENNLVVAGNTEVIDGADNVRCPMSDLVLYGQAHMNGENGKNGFLKASTFQELHKDHYGDQYGYGWVVNKTDSGELVLGHDGSNTLNYASLILIPAFELGTVGVSNIGGDEAQKAIYAGMTQAFQLGPSGHQQLKPAEVQQGFRQRGSGLH, encoded by the coding sequence GTGAAACCTTATTTGTTGCCTGTTCTACTGATCACTGGATGTTTGCTCACTGGATGTCAAACCATCGCCCCCAAAACCCCTGAAGCTGTCCTGGCAGACAAAACCAGCCAGCTGGTCATTCAGCACAAACTGCCCTCCCTGAGCATCACCCTGTTCAATGAAAAAGCCATATTGCAGCAGTCTGCCAAAGGGGTGCGCAAATACGGCTCTCCTGAAGAAGTCACCTTGCAGGATGTGCACCACCTGGGGTCCATCACCAAATCCATGACCGCCACCCTGATTGCCACGTATGTGGAAAGCCACAAACTGTCTTTCCAGAGCAAACTCAAGGAGCTGTTGCCAGACACAGAAATGCGGGAAGAATACCAGAACATCACCATCGACCAGTTGCTGTCCCACCGCTCAGGCATTGTGGATGACCTGGAGCCCCAGCCCGGGTGGTGGGATGCCAGCATTCCTCTGGCCACCCGCAAAGCCGACTTCATCAAGGACCTGCTGCAAACCCCTCTGAAGCATGCCCCTGGGACTGCTTTTGAATATTCCAATCCAGGCTATGCCCTGCTGGCTGCCATTCTTGAGAAAGTGGGCAAGAAACCTTTTGAAACCCTGATTGAGACACAGCTTTTCAACCCCCTGCACATGAAAGGGTGCAGCATGGGTTACACCTGGGACGTCTCCAGCGTTTCACAACCCTGGCCCCATGTGCTGCAAGCGGGAGTCCCTGTGCCTGTTCCACCAGTGTATCCCACACAGGAAAACAATCTGGTGGTGGCGGGCAACACCGAGGTGATCGATGGCGCAGACAATGTGCGCTGCCCGATGTCCGATCTGGTGTTGTATGGTCAGGCCCACATGAACGGTGAAAATGGCAAGAATGGCTTCTTGAAAGCCTCCACCTTTCAGGAGCTTCACAAGGACCATTACGGTGACCAGTATGGTTATGGCTGGGTGGTCAACAAGACCGACAGTGGAGAGCTGGTGCTGGGCCATGATGGCAGCAACACCCTCAATTACGCTTCTCTGATCCTCATTCCTGCTTTTGAGCTGGGCACTGTGGGGGTCAGCAACATCGGCGGGGATGAAGCCCAGAAAGCCATCTATGCAGGCATGACCCAGGCCTTTCAACTGGGCCCCAGCGGCCACCAGCAATTGAAACCCGCAGAGGTGCAACAGGGGTTCAGACAGCGGGGTTCGGGGCTGCACTGA